A genomic window from Denticeps clupeoides chromosome 11, fDenClu1.1, whole genome shotgun sequence includes:
- the pgam5 gene encoding serine/threonine-protein phosphatase PGAM5, mitochondrial isoform X1, whose translation MSFRRAARLLCGVAGGSAVLVYAASVAESRGYFHDGQRESSRSQGGFAVLQAAQPQTWQSGSHAVQSSGNGWDTNWDKRDPSSLTNGKRKQTSAGDDSGAEVENSKPRATRHIFLIRHSQYNLNGSEDKERILTPLGREQAELTGQRLSALGLKYDVLIHSSMARATETANIISKYLPGVDLVSCDLLREGAPIEPVPPVTHWKPEAVQYHEDGARIEAAFRRYIHRADGKQKEDSYEIIVCHANVIRYFVCRALQFPPEGWLRMGLNNGSITWLTIRPSGRVALRALGDSGFMPPEKLTRT comes from the exons ATGTCTTTCAGACGAGCGGCCAGGCTGCTGTGCGGCGTCGCCGGCGGCTCCGCGGTGCTGGTTTACGCCGCGTCCGTAGCGGAGTCCCGCGGGTATTTCCACGACGGCCAGCGGGAGTCGTCGCGCTCCCAAGGCGGATTCGCGGTTCTGCAAGCCGCCCAGCCGCAGACATGGCAGTCTGGCAGTCACGCAGTGCAGTCGAGTGGGAATGGCTGGGACACTAACTGGGATAA ACGTGACCCGTCCTCTCTTACCAATGGAAAGCGAAAGCAGACTTCAGCTGGAGATGATTCCGGAGCAGAGGTGGAGAATTCCAAGCCAAGAGCCACTCGTCACATCTTCCTTATTAGACACTCCCAGTACAATCTAAATGGGAGTGAGGACAAAGAAAGGATCCTCACCCCGTTAG gTCGTGAACAGGCCGAGCTGACTGGTCAGAGATTATCAGCACTGGGTCTAAAGTATGACGTATTGATTCACTCCTCAATGGCACGAGCAACAGAGACCGCAAACATAATCAGCAAATACCTCCCAG GGGTGGATTTGGTGAGCTGTGATTTGCTGAGGGAAGGAGCCCCCATTGAACCCGTTCCTCCCGTCACTCACTGGAAACCAGAAGCCGTG CAGTATCATGAAGACGGAGCCCGGATCGAAGCTGCCTTCCGCCGCTACATACACCGAGCCGATGGCAAACAGAAGGAGGACAGCTATGAGATCATCGTCTGTCATGCCAATGTCATCCGCtattttgtgtgcag GGCGCTTCAGTTCCCCCCTGAGGGCTGGCTCCGCATGGGATTGAACAATGGCAGCATCACTTGGCTCACCATCAGGCCCAGTGGCAGGGTTGCACTGAGGGCTCTGGGCGACTCAGGCTTCATGCCTCCTGAAAAGCTGACCCGGACCTGA
- the pgam5 gene encoding serine/threonine-protein phosphatase PGAM5, mitochondrial isoform X2: protein MSFRRAARLLCGVAGGSAVLVYAASVAESRGYFHDGQRESSRSQGGFAVLQAAQPQTWQSGSHAVQSSGNGWDTNWDKRDPSSLTNGKRKQTSAGDDSGAEVENSKPRATRHIFLIRHSQYNLNGSEDKERILTPLGREQAELTGQRLSALGLKYDVLIHSSMARATETANIISKYLPGVDLVSCDLLREGAPIEPVPPVTHWKPEAVYHEDGARIEAAFRRYIHRADGKQKEDSYEIIVCHANVIRYFVCRALQFPPEGWLRMGLNNGSITWLTIRPSGRVALRALGDSGFMPPEKLTRT from the exons ATGTCTTTCAGACGAGCGGCCAGGCTGCTGTGCGGCGTCGCCGGCGGCTCCGCGGTGCTGGTTTACGCCGCGTCCGTAGCGGAGTCCCGCGGGTATTTCCACGACGGCCAGCGGGAGTCGTCGCGCTCCCAAGGCGGATTCGCGGTTCTGCAAGCCGCCCAGCCGCAGACATGGCAGTCTGGCAGTCACGCAGTGCAGTCGAGTGGGAATGGCTGGGACACTAACTGGGATAA ACGTGACCCGTCCTCTCTTACCAATGGAAAGCGAAAGCAGACTTCAGCTGGAGATGATTCCGGAGCAGAGGTGGAGAATTCCAAGCCAAGAGCCACTCGTCACATCTTCCTTATTAGACACTCCCAGTACAATCTAAATGGGAGTGAGGACAAAGAAAGGATCCTCACCCCGTTAG gTCGTGAACAGGCCGAGCTGACTGGTCAGAGATTATCAGCACTGGGTCTAAAGTATGACGTATTGATTCACTCCTCAATGGCACGAGCAACAGAGACCGCAAACATAATCAGCAAATACCTCCCAG GGGTGGATTTGGTGAGCTGTGATTTGCTGAGGGAAGGAGCCCCCATTGAACCCGTTCCTCCCGTCACTCACTGGAAACCAGAAGCCGTG TATCATGAAGACGGAGCCCGGATCGAAGCTGCCTTCCGCCGCTACATACACCGAGCCGATGGCAAACAGAAGGAGGACAGCTATGAGATCATCGTCTGTCATGCCAATGTCATCCGCtattttgtgtgcag GGCGCTTCAGTTCCCCCCTGAGGGCTGGCTCCGCATGGGATTGAACAATGGCAGCATCACTTGGCTCACCATCAGGCCCAGTGGCAGGGTTGCACTGAGGGCTCTGGGCGACTCAGGCTTCATGCCTCCTGAAAAGCTGACCCGGACCTGA